GCTTTTTCGTCTGGATTGTATGCACAGCAGAAGCAAGTACGAAATCATCGAGTTCAGGTTGTGACAGCCCATTTCGTATATGGCCGAAACGACGATTCAAATCTAATTGATATAGCGGGCTACCGCTAAATAATGAAACTAAAACTTGATTTTGCCACGGCCTATTTGGAAAGATTTCTGGTAAATTGTAATCAATATTTGCTCTGCCGGTAACAGGCCATAGAAGAGCAGCTGTCGTTAAATTTGCTTTATGTGCTTCATCGTATAACGTTGTTCCTTTAATGGATTTTCGGTACCAATGCCAATCTGGTGACTCGCGCCCAGGTTGAAGTAACGTATTGCTAACTACGCCATGTTTATTAGGATAGTTTCCAGTAACGATTGTTGAGTGACTTGGGTATGTTACAGAAGGATAAATTGGTTCTACTTTTTCGACAACCGTGCCCTTTTTGATTAGAGATTGGAAGTGAGGTAATTTTTGTAGTATAGGAAAATCTAAAGCTGATAAACAGTCGAATGATAAAATGATGACACGATTCGTTAATGCTTTATCCATAAAGTAATCCTCCTAATCATATAAAACCTATTACTATATATTACTATTAATACCTAGTAATAAAAATATGTTTTTGAATAAAATTCATTATTTATTTTCAGAAAAGTTAAACATATAATAAGTATAAGGGAATCCATGGAAGGAGGGAATAGTATGGACTGGTTAGATGGGTTTGGTATATTTTACATCATTGGCGGAATCACGATTATCCTTGTATTTGCTATTTCGTATTTACTAAAGAAACGGTTTCCAGACAAGCAGTTCGATATTATATTTGCACTTAGTCTAATACTTCTTTGTTTAGCATCCTTTCCTGTTACAATGATGGTTATTGGTGGATGGGAAGGAATGGGGTATGGGTTTATTGGTTTCTTCGTCCTACTTGGTACACTTATTGGTATGATTGCACATCAACTTGTAAAAATATCACGAAAAAGCTACGTATAAAACTGTAAAAAATGAAAAGAATATATAAAAATAAGAAAATTCACTCTTGTTTTGAAGTGAAATTTATATTATGATATTCAACAAATTTATTTCGTTATAACGATGAAAAAGGACTAGTACATGTTCAACCTTTTTAGCAGAGAGAGAATCCGTCAGGCTGAAAGATTCTTAAAAAGACAACATGGAACCTACCTTTGCGTTCTGCATATGCAGCGGGAATTTCCCGTTATCAAAAAGAGAGCATGCGCAATTTTTGTGCATGAATCAGGGTGGTAACGCCGGCAAAGCTCGGTCCCTATTTTGGGACGCGGGCTTTTTTGTATTTTCTAGAAGGAGGAAGACTGACTATGGCAAAAGAACAAGTACAAGCAATTACGAAGATGGAAGAGGACTTTGCACAGTGGTATACAGATATTGTGAAAAAAGCAGAACTTGTTGATTATTCAAGTGTAAAAGGATGTATGATTCTACGTCCGTACGGTTATGCGTTATGGGAAAATATGCAAAAAGTTATGGATGAGAAGTTAAAAGCAACTGGTCATGAAAATGTGTATATGCCAATGTTTATCCCAGAGAGCTTATTACAAAAAGAGAAGGATCATGTAGAAGGATTCGCTCCTGAAGTAGCATGGGTAACACATGGTGGGGATGAAAAGTTAGCGGAAAGACTTTGTGTACGCCCTACATCTGAAACTTTATTCTGTGAGCACTTTTCAAAAATTGTGCAATCCTATAATGATTTGCCAAAGCTATATAATCAGTGGTGTTCAGTAGTTCGTTGGGAGAAAACAACTAGGCCATTCCTTCGTACAACAGAATTCTTATGGCAAGAGGGACATACAATTCATGAAACAGCAGAAGAATCCCAAGCTGAAACGTTAAATATTTTAAATCTATATGCTTCTTTCTGTGAAGACTACTTAGCGATACCGGTAATTAAAGGACAAAAAACAGAAAAAGAAAAATTTGCGGGTGCAAAGGCAACTTATACGATTGAAAGCTTAATGCATGATGGAAAAGCACTTCAAACAGGAACATCCCATAACTTTGGAACGAATTTCTCTGAAGCATTTGATATTAAATTTTTAGATCGTAACGGTAAGTGGCAATATGTACACCAAACATCTTGGGGCGTATCAACAAGGATGATAGGTGGACTGATTATGGTTCATAGTGATAATAATGGGCTTGTAATGCCTCCTAAAGTCGCACCAGTGCAAGTTGTTATTGTACCGATTGCGCAGCATAAAGAAGGCGTTTTAGCGAAAGCAACAGAGTTACAAGGACATATTCAAAAGGTTGCACGAGTAAAAATAGATGCTAGTAATAAAACACCAGGTTGGAAATTTAATGAGTATGAAATGAAAGGTATTCCAATTCGATTAGAAGTTGGTCCTAAAGATATTGAAAAGAATCAAGTTGTACTCGTAAGAAGAGATACGAAAGAAAAAGAGTTTATATCAATGGATCAATTAGAAGAACGCATTCCAGCACTACTTGAGGAAATTCATAACTCTTTATTTAATAAAGCAAAAGTATTTCGTGATGAAAATACGTATAGTGTGACGAATTTTGAAGAGATGAAAAAATTGGCTGATGAAAAGCAAGGGTTTATTAAAGCAATGTGGTGTGGAGAATTAGCTTGTGAAGAGAAACTAAAAGAAGAAGTTGCTTCTCGCTGTATGCCTTTTGAACAAGAACATTTAGCAGAAGAATGTGTTTGTTGTGTAAACAAATGGTGTATTGGGGAAAAGCGTATTAATGCTCTTTTGGATAGGAAGGATGAAAAGGACTTTGGGCTGCATAATAAATGCAATCCAAAGTCCTTTTTAGTTTTACAATTTGTTTCATGTATTTTTAAGATGGAAGGATGAGTTTTTATTTTGCGTTTTTACGGCGAATAAATAGTAACATACCAATTAGGAATGTTGAAAGTCCCATTAAAATAGATGCAGGATAATGTGTTGCAGTATTCGGTAACTTATCGCCTTGTTTTTTCGCATTATCTTTTACATTACCACCTTGAGAGCCATTTCCTCCCTGAGAACTGCTATCACCTTTAACACGATTTCCGCCTTGAGAGCCACTGCCGCCAGAACCGTTGTCACCCGAGCCACTGCCACCAGAACCACTGCCACCAGAACTGTTGTCACCCGAGCCACTGCCACCAGAACCACTGCCACCAGAACTGTTGCCACCCGAGCCATTGCCACCAGAACCGTTGCCGCCAGAACCATTTTCGCCCGAGCCGCTGCTACCAGAACCGTTGCCGCCAGAACCATTTTCGCCCGAGCCGCTGCTACCAGAACCGTTGCCGCCAGAACCATTTTCGCCAGAACCGTTGCCACCAGAACCGTTGCCACCGGAACCATTGTCACCCGAGCCGCTGCTACCAGAACCGTTGCCGCCAGAACCATTTTCGCCAGAACCGTTGCCACCAGAACCGTTGCCACCGGAACCATTGTCACCCGAGCCATTGTCACCAGAACCGCTACCATCGGAACCATTGCCATCAGAACCACTATCGTCCTGAGAGCCACCGTTTCCTGGTGGTTTATTATTATCTTTTGAGTTACCTTCTACGAAATAATCGTTATTTTGTACAATCGCGTTTGTTATTGGAGAGAAGTTTTCTGTTGCTGCATTACCGATATTTAATCCACTAAAGAAAGATAAAGAAAGAGTTGATGCTAAAATGAAAATTTTCGTCATTGATTTCCTCCTGAAAAATTAATATTCCATCTAAAATACATCCCTTTGTAATATTTCATAGGAAAAAGAGTTTTATGCAAAAAAACTATATATAGAAAAAGGTGGTGTATTTCTAAAGAGAGAAAAGTGTTAGTGTAAATTGTTTATGAATAGTAGAGTGGTGAGAATTTTACACTCATTACAGTAGAGGAAGTGAAAGCAGATGAAAGAATATATTGCATTTGATATTGGTGGTACACAAATTAAATATGGAATTGTTTCAGAAACAGGAATAGTACTAAAGCACAAAACAGTTCCAACAGAAATTCATTTGGGCGGGGAACAAATTATTCAAAAACTCATTCTTTTATCAAAAAAATTAATGAGTGAACATACGATTTCGGGAATTGGTATTAGTACTGCGGGAATTGTTGACGTTAATAGAGGGGTTGTGACGGGAGGGGCGGATCATATTCCGGGCTATAGTACGATTCCTATTATTAATAGATTGCAAGAGGTATTAAAAGTTCCCGTATCTATTGAAAATGATGTGAATTGTGCTGCGCTGGGAGAAAAGTGGAATGGTATTGGAAGAGAGAAAGAAAATTTCATTATGCTCACCCTTGGAACTGGTATTGGAGGAGCGATTTTTATAGATAGAGAGTTATATAGAGGGCATTCATATAGTGCTGGTGAATGGGGAAACATGTTAATAGAAGGAAAAACGTTTGAAGAGGTCGCTTCCATTTCAGGGTTAATTCATCTTGTACGAAATTATAAAGGAAAAGGTAATTGGAATGGGAAAACGATTTTCGAACTGTATGATAAAGGCGACAGGGAAGTTACGCAAGCAGTTGAGGTTTTCTTTAAACATTTAGCGATTGGAATTAGTAACCTTGCTTATATTTTTAATCCAGAAACAATTATTATTGGTGGAGGAATTACTGATAGAGGAAATCAGTTTTTAAAAGAAGTAAAAGAAGAGGTAGGAAGATACTTAAATAAAGAGATTTATAGTGATTGTGAGATTGAACTTGCGCAAAACGGTAATCGTGCAGGAATGATTGGTGCTATTTACCACTTCTTACATCATCATAAGTAAATTATATGAATGTTTTCATATAACTGAGAATTTATCCTTTTTATCAATAGGTAAATAATGCTACAATATAAGAGAAGAATACAATATTTTCCGCCTTGGAAAATGCTTTGTAGAAAGGAAGAAACTGCATGCCTATTATTTTAGAAAAAGGTCAAAAGATCGATTTAACGAAAGGACAACCAAAAGTAGCAAAACTACAGGTTGGCTTAGGTTGGGATCCAATTGGGCAATCAGGTGGGTTTCTGTCTTCATTATTTGGAAGTAAACCAAATGTAGATTGTGATGCATCCGTTGTTATGTTAGAAGGAGATCGTTTTTTAAATAAAAACGATTTAG
This genomic window from Bacillus anthracis str. Vollum contains:
- a CDS encoding YesK-like family protein; translation: MDWLDGFGIFYIIGGITIILVFAISYLLKKRFPDKQFDIIFALSLILLCLASFPVTMMVIGGWEGMGYGFIGFFVLLGTLIGMIAHQLVKISRKSYV
- a CDS encoding LPXTG cell wall anchor domain-containing protein gives rise to the protein MTKIFILASTLSLSFFSGLNIGNAATENFSPITNAIVQNNDYFVEGNSKDNNKPPGNGGSQDDSGSDGNGSDGSGSGDNGSGDNGSGGNGSGGNGSGENGSGGNGSGSSGSGDNGSGGNGSGGNGSGENGSGGNGSGSSGSGENGSGGNGSGSSGSGENGSGGNGSGGNGSGGNSSGGSGSGGSGSGDNSSGGSGSGGSGSGDNGSGGSGSQGGNRVKGDSSSQGGNGSQGGNVKDNAKKQGDKLPNTATHYPASILMGLSTFLIGMLLFIRRKNAK
- a CDS encoding ROK family protein gives rise to the protein MKEYIAFDIGGTQIKYGIVSETGIVLKHKTVPTEIHLGGEQIIQKLILLSKKLMSEHTISGIGISTAGIVDVNRGVVTGGADHIPGYSTIPIINRLQEVLKVPVSIENDVNCAALGEKWNGIGREKENFIMLTLGTGIGGAIFIDRELYRGHSYSAGEWGNMLIEGKTFEEVASISGLIHLVRNYKGKGNWNGKTIFELYDKGDREVTQAVEVFFKHLAIGISNLAYIFNPETIIIGGGITDRGNQFLKEVKEEVGRYLNKEIYSDCEIELAQNGNRAGMIGAIYHFLHHHK